The Rhododendron vialii isolate Sample 1 chromosome 6a, ASM3025357v1 genome includes a window with the following:
- the LOC131328714 gene encoding early nodulin-like protein 3, whose protein sequence is MASQRLLYLFFVLFTSLIGWLQAYQFNVGGQEGWVSNPSESYNPWAQRMRFQVNDTLLFKYMKGLDSVLVVTREDYDNCNTKEPIVKMDGGDSVFKLDRSGPFYFISGNKTNCQKGQKLIVVVLAVRIKPVSARAPAPAPSPESFSPAPSPFLVARPPSAGAPAPTPVRSHAPVMTPTTSPPTLMAPTPSALAPPVAVVAPTPGGNTGDMNSPEAARHSSAADFTRSVIFMQSATLVLSVCMGI, encoded by the exons ATGGCTTCTCAGAGATTGCTCTACCTGTTTTTCGTACTTTTCACTAGCTTAATTGGTTGGTTGCAAGCTTATCAATTCAACGTGGGTGGACAAGAAGGTTGGGTCTCAAACCCTTCTGAGAGTTACAATCCCTGGGCTCAGAGAATGAGGTTTCAAGTCAATGACACTCTCT TATTCAAGTACATGAAAGGTTTGGACTCTGTTTTGGTGGTGACCAGAGAAGACTACGACAACTGCAATACGAAGGAACCCATCGTGAAAATGGACGGCGGTGATTCGGTTTTCAAACTAGATCGATCAGGTCCCTTCTACTTCATCAGCGGAAACAAAACCAATTGCCAAAAGGGTCAGAAGCTAATCGTCGTCGTTTTGGCCGTTCGGATTAAACCCGTATCGGCCAGAGCTCCGGCACCGGCACCATCCCCAGAATCCTTCTCACCAGCCCCGTCACCGTTTCTGGTTGCAAGACCTCCGTCGGCCGGAGCTCCAGCTCCGACTCCGGTAAGGTCTCATGCTCCCGTGATGACGCCGACAACTTCGCCGCCAACCTTAATGGCTCCTACTCCGTCGGCACTGGCTCCTCCGGTGGCGGTGGTTGCGCCGACGCCAGGTGGTAATACGGGGGACATGAATTCGCCGGAGGCGGCGCGTCATTCATCTGCTGCGGATTTCACGCGCTCGGTTATCTTCATGCAGTCGGCTACACTTGTCTTGAGTGTGTGCATGGGTATATGA